The nucleotide sequence GAAAGGTGCATATTCTTCCATTGGATCACCCTTGGAGGAAGTTTAAAATAAACCCATATAAAAGATCATTTTTATCTAATACAAAATAGGACATTTCTATTTAACGGAAAACAGGACATTTTCATTTTGCTGTTACAGAAAGTAAAATTAGATTGACAACTAATGAAATGTTTGCTAACATTTTTTAGTATTTTTCTTAAAAGGGCCCATAGCTCAGTTGGTTAGAGCGCCGGACTCATAATCCGGGTGTCCAAGGTTCAAGTCCTTGTGGGCCCACCAGATTTGCATTTAAGAAAAGTTAAGTTTTAAGTAATCGTTCAGATGTTAGCCATCAGCCAGAACTAAGAAAAGCAAGATGTTATACCTGAACATTTACCTTTATTAATTAAGGAAGGGCAAAAAAGAGGTGGAGGTATATCTTGATAATAACGCTACCACAAAAGTAGATCCCGAAGTCTTAGAAGAGATGATGCCTTATTTTAGTGAAACTTATGGAAATCCTTCCAGTATTCACCATTTTGGAAGAAAGGCAAGAGAAGCAGTAGATAAAGGCCGAGAACAAGTAGCGAGACTTTTAGGCGCTCAGCCTGAAGAAATAATATTTACCAGTGGTGGAACGGAATCTGATAATTTAGCAATCAAAGGATATTTATTAGCTAATCCCAAAAAAGGGAAACATCTTATTACTTCGGCTATTGAACACTCGGCCGTATTAAATTCTTGTCAGGAGCTAAAAAAACAAGGTTATGATTTAACTATAATTTCCGTAAATGAAGAAGGTCTCGTTAATTTAGAAGAGATAAAAGAAGCAATTAGAGACGAAACAGTCCTTATCTCTATTATGCACGCTAACAATGAAGTAGGTTCTATCCAACCTCTTTTAGAAATAGCAGAGATTGTTAAAAACTATGACCTTGGTTTTCATGTGGATGCTGTTCAAAGTGTGGGAAAGATAGGTTTGAATGTTAAGAATTTAAATGTAGACTTACTATCTCTTTCTGGCCATAAATTATATGGGCCTAAAGGGGTAGGAGCTCTTTATATTCGAAAAGGAATTAAGGTTAAATCTCTCCAGCAAGGAGGTCATCACGAAAGAAATATTAGAGCCGGCACGGAAAATGTTCCAGGAATTGTGGGCTTAGGAAAGGCTTGTGAAATTGCCGGGAAAAACTTAGAAAAGACAAATGCTTATATTTCTAATCTTCGGAATAAGTTATATAGAGGAATAAAGGAAAAGATTTCAGAGATCAAGTTAAATGGAAACATAGAAAGATCCCTCCTTAATACCTTAAATATTTCTTTTGCCTATGTAGAAGGAGAATCTTTGTTGTTAAGATTAGACAATAAAGGGATAAGCTGCTCGGCTGGTTCTGCTTGTGCTTCCGAAAGTCTAAAGCCATCCCATGTCTTAATGGCTATGAATGTGCCTTCGAATATGATTCAAGGTTCTCTCAGGTTTAGTTTAGGAAAATACAATCGAGAAGAAGAGATAGAATATACCTTGAATATTTTACCAAAGATAGTTCAAGAATTGCGAGAAATGTCACCTTTATATCAAAAGAAAGATAGATAGTTGCTGGCTGTAAGATAAAGATACTTGATGTTTAACGATGGAAGAAAATAAACTAAGTTATTATTTAGCTTGTCTAGCTTTTTCTATTACCGGGGTAGCTACTTTTATTAACTTCTTAAATACAATGAGTCTGGTTAATTTAGTCTTATTAGTATTATTTAAATCGACAGTAGCGTATTTTGTGTTTAAATACTTAGGTTTAGGTATAGAAAAATTATGGAGATGGAAGATTCCTCAGTTATATAATCCAGAAGTCATCAATCAAGGAAAAAATATTGATTTAACTATGCCTTTAGAAGTTCCAAAGAATAATTTAAATTTTACAAAAGAGAGAAAAAAGGAATAATTATAAATTGACCAAGAATTTTAAAAATATATTTATATCACTCATAATTATTCTTTTATTTCTTGCTAACTGCGGTGTTTTTAAAAAAAATGTGTTCAAAAAAGCAGATCAGTCTCTAAAAAAATCGAAGATTGAAAAAGAGAGATTAACCAAAGAAGAAAACTTTGCTTATGAAGAAATAAAAAAAAGATGGACAGTTGAAGCTAAGGATACCTCAGGTGTGAAGGATTCTGTAAATTTAACTAAGATTAAATTTACCTTATATAGTCCGGAGTTGTTAGCTGCTTATTATCAAGTTTACAAAGAAGAAAGAAAGGAGTTGACTGAAGAAGAGCTAAAAAAGACCACTTTTTTTAAGTATATCGTTGTGGCTATGGAGATGGAGACATATAAGGAAGAGATGTACCTAGATTTGGATCTTTGGCATTTTTATTTAATTGATGATTTAGGAAATAAATATGAGGTGGTAAAGGTTAAGAGTTCTCCTATTAAAAAAGTAACTTATCAAGATGAAAAAGGTGCTTGTTTTTATCAAAAGGCCATCTTATTCTTTCCTAAAAGAAGTTCTTGGACTAATGAATTAGTTATGAATAGAGAAACAAAGTATTTAAAAGTACAAGCATATGGATTATTAGAAAGGATTAATGCTTTTTGGCGATTGAAATAAAGCTCATCGTAAGTTAAGAATACAAAAAAGGCAGAAGAATCTTTCTTCTGCCTTTTTTGTTTAAAGTGTTACTTTAAACAAAAAAGCAGATCTTTCATCGTATATTATCACCTTAACTTTAATTAGCAGGTAAGAAATGATTAAAGTTTATCTAAAAGTTAGTCGATAGAAAGAATGACAAAATCTAGATAATTAGAAATAATATCAAGGATATTTTAATAAAAGATCAGTAATTTAAAAGTTGACAAATTAAAAAAAATAGTGCTATATTAAAATAGTAAAAAGTATAAGTTATTATAATTTTGATAAAAATTGACAAAATAAATTAGATAAAGGCTTAGAAAGAAAAACAAAAGAGCAACCTTGATAAACCTTGATAAAGAATGTATTCTAAAGAAAAAATAGCGGTTGGAGTTATTATATTTTTGGTGGTTACCTCAATAATTGATAAAAGAGAATTATGGTCAAAAAGAGTGGATAGACTTGATGCTCTGCCTACGTTTACCTTAACGGAAAAGTATAATAATAGAGCTCATATGGGATCAGAAGGTACCTACAAGGGCGATCTTTTAACCTGGGCTAATCCAGGTATCTCAATGAATTATAAATCCTTAAAAAGTCCAGCTATTTTTTCTTATGACGGTGTTTGGTTCTTTTCTAAAGAAAAACCCGAAGACAACAGTGTTACTCATAATCTAAGCCTAAGAGAAAGGTATAATTTAACTAAGAATTTAACTCTTTTGCTTACCTTGACAAATCAAGAAGTTGCTTCAAGAGCAGCAGGAGAAGCAACAGTTATTCCAGGAGAATCAGAACTTAGTATTAAGGAGTATCAAACTTTAACTTTAAATCCAGGAATTAATTATCGCTTAGGATATAGAGCGACAATTCAATTAGAAACTATAAAAGAAAAGATGGAATTTAAGATGACCAAAGGTAGTTCTCCGCTAAGCGATAGCAATAATAATAGAATTTTAGGAAAGCTATCCCATTTAATTTCCCAAAGAAGCAATGTTAACTTTAATGGTGAATATGCTTGGAGAAATTATGAAGACGTGGACAATTCATATCAAAAGTTTGGTCTTTATTTTGAACATAAACTTAATGCTAATAATGAGTTAAAAATTGATTTTAACAGATTTAAGATAGATTTTAAGCATGCTCCATATAAAAATGATAGCTTTAGGGCAAATGACATTACTTTTGAACTATTGTCAAAATTAGCTACTTTTAGCGAAGCTTCATTAAATTATTTTCATAATTATAATGCCGGTAATTTTATCAGTACTATTGAAGAACACCATGAATTTTCTGGTAAAATAGGCAGAAGATTTTGGAAAAAGACTCATCTTTTTGTTTGGGGAGGTAAGATAAGGAAAGATTATAGAGGATTGTTTAGAAGAGATCTGGAAAGATGGGAAAATTTCTGGGCTTTTAGCATAGGGGTAAATTATCGTTGGCATAAGTGGCTTTCACCTGTTGTCCTTCCTCTTACTTCGGGTATAAATTTTAATTTAAGATATGATTTTATTGATAATCGGTTTTACGACAGCCGGATAGTTGATCCTGACAGTAGAAGTGGCCATTTAAAAAACCATATGTTTAATTTAAAGGTAATTACTTATCACTAAAACTTGTTAAAGAAGATTAATTTAGCGGATAAAACGAAAGATAGGTAAATGATAAAGACAAAAAGACTTTTAATCTTATTCTTTTTTTTAAACTTATCAATTATTTTGGGTTTTTTTCTACCTAAGGCAGAAGCTGAACAATACATAACAAGTGGATATATTATTGGTTCGCCTGATGTTTTAGATATTACTGTTTGGGGTCATAGAGATTTAGCCAAGGTGGTTACAGTAGCTCCAGATGGTTTAATCTCTTTTCCTTTAGTTGGAGAAATCCATGTAGCTGGTCTGACTACTTCTCAAACGGAAGATAAGATTAGAGCATTTTTAGCTAAGGATTATCTTGTAGATCCTAAAGTTACTGTAACGATAGCTGAGTATAAAAGTAAAAGATTCTTTATTTTTGGGGAAATAAGAAGAGTTGGCAATTTCCCTTTAGAAAAAGATATTACTCTTTTAAGAGCTATTTCTATAGCTGGTGGTTTTACAGAATTTGCCGCTCCTTCGAGAGTTCGCTTGTTGAGAAAGAAAGGAGCAAGTGGCTATATTACCATTAAATTAAATATTCATGATATTATTAAAGAAAAGAGAGGTCAAGGGGATATTTTACTTAAGACAGATGATATTATTCTTGTTCCTGAGAGTATTTTATAAAATTTAAGCTATTCCAAAAATTCTAAAAGAAGAAAAAGAATAACAAGAAAAAAGATGGAAGAAAAATTAAAGAAGGCCTCATTTCCAGAAGGAGAAAATATTGGCGAAGGTATAAATATAAGAGAATACATTCGGATTATATTTAAACGTCGCCATGTTATTGTTTTATTATTCTTAATTACTATGGTGACTGTATTTATAGGAAATTTTATTGCTAAACCTGTCTATGTCTCTTCCGCTAAAATATTAATCGAAGGCCCTAAAGGGCAAGCTGTTCCTTTTACTACCGAGATTAAACAATTTCAAAAAATAGAAATTACCCAAACACAAGGCATGATTATGAAAAGTACGGAAGTCTTAGATAGGGTAATTAGGGCTTTAAACTTAGATAAGAGAGAAGAACAAGTAACTATTAAAGATAAGGTGAGAAAGGCGATTGGAAAAGTAATAGGATTTCCTAAATACTTGTATCTAGAATTTAGAATTTTTATAGATAGATTAATTAAGAGTCATATTTTAAAAGAAAAGGTCCCTGAAAAAGAAGAGATGGTAGTTGCTTCTCAATCAGAGGAAAAGGCTAAAAAGAAGGCTATTTTAGAAGAGTTAAAAGGAAGTATTAGTATTGATTCCATTACTAGTACAGATTTAGTAGCGGTAAGTACCAGCGGAAGTGACCCTGAATTAATTACTCAAATTGCTAATACCTTAATTAAGATATATATTGAATATACTTTGGATTTTAAAAGTAAAGAGGCAATTACAGCTTATAAATTTATTAATGAACAAGTAAAAATAGCTAAGGAAAATTTAGAAAATGCAGAGAAAGATTTAGAAAGATATAGGGCGATGACTGGAATTATCTCTCTTCCTGCTGAGGTAAATGTTAGAGTAAGTGCTTTAGCTGACTTTGAAGCTTCTTTAAATCAAACCCACGCTAGTAGAATTGAAGCAGAAAGTAATGCGGATCAAATTCGTAGAGAGCTTTCCAGAACTAGTAATACTATTATTAGTGCTATGACTATCTCTAATAATCCTTTAGTTGATGCTCATAAAGGTAGATTAGTTGACTTAGAAGTAATTTTAGCGGGCTTAAGAGCTAGATACAAGGATAAACATCCTGAAATCATTACCGTTTTAAACCAAATTGGAAAAATAAAGCAAAGCTTAAGAGATGAAGTAAAGGAGATTGTCTCAAGTCGCATCTCTTCTCCCAGCCCTCTTTATGTTAATTTAGCCGATCGCTTAATTAATTATGAAACTCAAGCTACTGCTTTAGCTGCAAGAGAAAGGGCTCTTTCTATCATTGTAGAAAATTATAAAACTAAATTAGAAGGATTATCTGAAAAAGAGATGGAATTAACCAGGCTTCAACGTAATGTAACCCTTTGTGAAGAAGGCTACATTACTTTACTTAAAAGACAAGATGAAGCTCTTTTAGCTGAAGCTTTAAAACTTACGGATATAAGAATTGTAGAACCAGCAGAAACACCTAAAAGTCCTATCAAACCACGAAAAATGATGAATTTAGTAATTGGAGCAATTGTGAGTTTGTTAGTAGGTTTTGGCTTATGCTTCCTCTTGGAGTATATTGACCATTCTATGGAAACTCCAGAGGGTATCTATAAGTATCTAAGGTTGCCAGTATTAGGGTCAATACCTAAAAATTATTAAATTTTGATCTTAAGTTTGATCAAGAAAGTTTAATTATGAAAGGAAGAGATAGTTTTTTGGAACGTGATGGACAAGCTAAGATTGTTACCAAACCTAGTCCCAAATCTTCTTTCTTTGGAAGTTTTTATAATTTATACGATCAGTTAAGGCTGATTATAAAACGTCAAGGTATAAAAAAGATTATGGTGGCTAGCGCCGTTCCCGGGGAAGGAAAGACGACCATAGCTATCAATATAGCTCTTTCTTTTGCCACAATGGCTGGTAGAAATACTTTATTAGTCGATGCTAATTTAAAATATCCAGGGATACATAAAATATTTAGTTTAGATAAGAATGGTGGCCTTACTGATGTTTTACTTGGAGAATTAGAATTAGAAGAAGCTCTTAAAAAGGTTAAATCTAGCAATCTAACTATTATCACCGCCGGTAGATCTTTACAAAATCCGGCTGGTTTATTAGGTAGTGAAAAAATGAAATGGACGATTCAACGGCTAAGTTCTATGTTTGATTTAGTTGTTTATGATACTCATGCCATTACTGCTTCGAGTAGTGCTTTAATGCTAAGTCCCTTAGTTGATGGGATAGTTATGGTGGTACATTCTGGCAAGACGAGAAGGGAGATAGTTCAATTAGCTTGTTCTTCAATAAGAAATACTGAGGGAAATATTTTAGGAGTAGTCTTAAACAACCGCGAATATTATATACCTAATTATGTCTATAAGATCTTATAAAGATAAGGTCTTATCTAAATCGAAGCCATGATAGTAGTTATTAACCAAAACTGAACACAAGAAATAATACCGAGTCCAGATAAACATTAGATTAAATCAAAGAGTAAAAATCAAATATCAAAATGACAAATAAAAATATTAGATCTTAACCTAATAAAGAAAGATGGCCACTATCTTGAAAACAATGAAGAATTGAAGTCGAATATAAAATTTATATTCGACTTTTTTATTAGGCATATTTATAGTAGTTATTAACAAAAACCGGACATAGGAAATAACTCCAAGCAATAAAAGATAAACTTGCTTGGAATTAAATTAATTTGCTCTATGTCAAATTTTCATTAATAAGTGCTATAGGATTTTAAAGAATGTTTATAGAAAAAACTTTTCAGAAGATATTTTCACTAACCATCAGACAAGAAGTATTAGTATTTTTAGGAGGAATACTTTTAGGATATCTCACCTTTAAGATTTCTACTCTTCTTATCTTTGCCGTTTTAGGGATCTTTTTCTTTTGTTATCTCTTTGTTAATCCTACTTTTGGCATTTTAGCAGTCTTAGGTTTTATTCCCATGGGTATATTAGGAACCCTTACCTCAGCTGATATTCCTGTAGTTTTGTCTTTGATTAGATTTTTAGGTATGGGCGCAGCGGCAGCTTGGATAGTAAATCTATCTTTAAAGAAAATAGATCTTGTCTATACGCCTATGACTAACTATATTCTTTTTTTTGGAGCCATAGCTTTTATTTCTTTCTGGTTTGCTACTTCTAAAGGAGCTGCTTTTGGAGCCTTATTTGTAGTGGCCAACCAGATTATCTACTATTTTTTAGTAATTAATACTATTAAGACGGAAAAATTATTAAAAATCTTTATTTGGACCATGGTTATTTCTAATGGATTATTGGCCTTATTTGGAATTATTCAGTTTTTAGGGGCAAATCCTTTTAAGGAATTAGTAGCTACCGCAGGAGGGGAACTAACTAGAATTTCTGGAACCACAGGAGATGCTAATTGGTTAGCTATGTTGGTGGTAATGATTGTGCCCATTACTATTTACTGGTTTATTGCTGAAACTACTCCTTGGAAAAAAACATTACTTCTTTGGGCGGCCATACTCCAAATATTAACGACTACTTTTACTTATTCTCGAATGGCTGCCTTAGGATTAGGACTGATGTGTTTAATGATTATGATTAAACAAAAGGTTAAGCCTTCTACTGTCTTTGCAGTAATAGGACTTTCATCTATTATAGCTCCTCTTCTTCCTGCTGCTTATTGGGATAGAGTTTATTCTACCGTCTTTTTGGAAGCAGATTTTGCTATTTCGGTAAGGTTTGAGCTTCAAAAAGCAGCTTTAAAGATGATCACAGATTACCCTCTCTTAGGAGTAGGGATTGGAAATTTTGGAATTAATTTATTTAGGGGTTATTTAGACGTAGCCAAAGTATATGGAGGAGCAATTCATACAGTAGAAGCTTTTACCTTAACGGGAGCTCATAATTTATATTTAGATACAGCCGCTAATATGGGATTGTTAGGATTGGCGGCTTTAGTAGCTTTAATTGTCTATACCTGGAAAGAGATGAAAAGATTTCAAAGATTCTTTAAAGAAACTAATAATCTTCCCCTGATGAACTTATGTCATGGCTTAGAAGTTTCCTTAGTGGTCTTTTGTTTTTGTAGCTTCTTCCTTCACTCCTTATCGACTAAGTATTTTTGGATCTTATTTTCTATCACCGCTGCAATAAGGTATATTTATGCTCCTTTAAAAAAATTATAAATTTTGCCGGGATGAGGAAGGGGCGAAATCCTAAGAAAGATAGTTTCAAACATTAGCCAGGGATATCTTATTAGTTAATAATCTCAGTAATAGCC is from bacterium and encodes:
- a CDS encoding O-antigen ligase family protein, translated to MFIEKTFQKIFSLTIRQEVLVFLGGILLGYLTFKISTLLIFAVLGIFFFCYLFVNPTFGILAVLGFIPMGILGTLTSADIPVVLSLIRFLGMGAAAAWIVNLSLKKIDLVYTPMTNYILFFGAIAFISFWFATSKGAAFGALFVVANQIIYYFLVINTIKTEKLLKIFIWTMVISNGLLALFGIIQFLGANPFKELVATAGGELTRISGTTGDANWLAMLVVMIVPITIYWFIAETTPWKKTLLLWAAILQILTTTFTYSRMAALGLGLMCLMIMIKQKVKPSTVFAVIGLSSIIAPLLPAAYWDRVYSTVFLEADFAISVRFELQKAALKMITDYPLLGVGIGNFGINLFRGYLDVAKVYGGAIHTVEAFTLTGAHNLYLDTAANMGLLGLAALVALIVYTWKEMKRFQRFFKETNNLPLMNLCHGLEVSLVVFCFCSFFLHSLSTKYFWILFSITAAIRYIYAPLKKL
- a CDS encoding polysaccharide export protein; the encoded protein is MIKTKRLLILFFFLNLSIILGFFLPKAEAEQYITSGYIIGSPDVLDITVWGHRDLAKVVTVAPDGLISFPLVGEIHVAGLTTSQTEDKIRAFLAKDYLVDPKVTVTIAEYKSKRFFIFGEIRRVGNFPLEKDITLLRAISIAGGFTEFAAPSRVRLLRKKGASGYITIKLNIHDIIKEKRGQGDILLKTDDIILVPESIL
- a CDS encoding CpsD/CapB family tyrosine-protein kinase is translated as MKGRDSFLERDGQAKIVTKPSPKSSFFGSFYNLYDQLRLIIKRQGIKKIMVASAVPGEGKTTIAINIALSFATMAGRNTLLVDANLKYPGIHKIFSLDKNGGLTDVLLGELELEEALKKVKSSNLTIITAGRSLQNPAGLLGSEKMKWTIQRLSSMFDLVVYDTHAITASSSALMLSPLVDGIVMVVHSGKTRREIVQLACSSIRNTEGNILGVVLNNREYYIPNYVYKIL
- the nifS gene encoding cysteine desulfurase NifS yields the protein MEVYLDNNATTKVDPEVLEEMMPYFSETYGNPSSIHHFGRKAREAVDKGREQVARLLGAQPEEIIFTSGGTESDNLAIKGYLLANPKKGKHLITSAIEHSAVLNSCQELKKQGYDLTIISVNEEGLVNLEEIKEAIRDETVLISIMHANNEVGSIQPLLEIAEIVKNYDLGFHVDAVQSVGKIGLNVKNLNVDLLSLSGHKLYGPKGVGALYIRKGIKVKSLQQGGHHERNIRAGTENVPGIVGLGKACEIAGKNLEKTNAYISNLRNKLYRGIKEKISEIKLNGNIERSLLNTLNISFAYVEGESLLLRLDNKGISCSAGSACASESLKPSHVLMAMNVPSNMIQGSLRFSLGKYNREEEIEYTLNILPKIVQELREMSPLYQKKDR